Proteins from a single region of Parasedimentitalea psychrophila:
- the proC gene encoding pyrroline-5-carboxylate reductase has translation MDMSDIAARGLVLLGCGKMGSAMLAGWLDGGLPAASVSVIDPYPSDWLQSSGVLINQPLPAAPAIVLIAVKPQMMGAALPNLQLLGGGGTLFVSVAAGTSIATFEDILGAGTPIVRAMPNTPAAIRRGITAIIANQTATAADLDAAELLLSAVGQVVRLDSEAQMDAVTGVSGSGPAYVFHLIETLAAAGVAQGLPAELAMQLAKATVAGAGALAETSEDSPSQLRVNVTSPNGTTQAALEVLMDEKSGFPALLSRAVGAATTRSEELSRG, from the coding sequence ATGGATATGTCGGATATTGCAGCGCGGGGGCTGGTGCTGCTGGGCTGTGGCAAAATGGGATCGGCGATGTTGGCCGGATGGCTGGATGGCGGATTGCCGGCGGCGTCGGTCTCGGTGATTGATCCCTATCCGTCTGATTGGCTGCAGAGCAGTGGCGTTTTGATCAATCAGCCGCTGCCCGCCGCACCGGCCATTGTGCTGATCGCGGTCAAGCCGCAGATGATGGGCGCGGCGCTGCCCAATCTGCAATTGCTGGGCGGTGGGGGGACTTTGTTTGTCTCAGTCGCTGCGGGCACCTCGATTGCCACTTTTGAAGATATTCTGGGCGCGGGCACGCCGATTGTGCGCGCCATGCCCAACACCCCCGCTGCGATCCGCCGTGGCATCACCGCAATCATCGCCAATCAGACCGCCACTGCGGCGGATCTGGACGCTGCCGAGCTGTTGTTGTCGGCGGTGGGGCAGGTGGTGCGGCTGGACAGCGAGGCGCAGATGGATGCGGTGACCGGGGTCAGTGGCTCTGGCCCGGCCTATGTCTTTCACCTGATCGAAACCCTTGCGGCGGCAGGCGTGGCGCAGGGGCTGCCAGCCGAGCTGGCGATGCAATTGGCCAAGGCCACGGTGGCTGGCGCCGGGGCGCTGGCCGAGACATCTGAGGACAGCCCCAGCCAGCTGCGGGTCAATGTCACCAGCCCCAACGGCACCACGCAGGCAGCACTTGAGGTCTTGATGGATGAAAAGTCTGGTTTTCCGGCGCTGTTGAGCAGGGCTGTCGGGGCCGCAACCACCAGATCTGAGGAATTGTCGCGTGGCTGA
- a CDS encoding tRNA-binding protein: protein MAEISMDEFLKVDVRVGTVLRAEPYPEARKPAIKLWIDFGGEIGEKKTSAQITEHYQPETLAGKQVMAVVNFPPRQIGKFMSEVLVLGLPDDSGEIRLIGPDGPVPLGGRMH from the coding sequence GTGGCTGAGATTTCAATGGATGAGTTTTTGAAGGTGGATGTGCGGGTGGGCACGGTTTTGCGTGCAGAGCCCTATCCGGAGGCACGAAAGCCGGCGATCAAGCTGTGGATCGACTTTGGCGGTGAGATTGGCGAGAAAAAGACCTCGGCGCAGATCACTGAACATTACCAGCCCGAGACGCTGGCGGGCAAACAGGTGATGGCGGTGGTGAATTTCCCGCCGCGTCAGATTGGCAAATTCATGTCGGAGGTGCTGGTGCTGGGGCTGCCGGACGACAGCGGCGAGATCCGCCTGATCGGTCCTGATGGTCCGGTGCCACTGGGCGGAAGGATGCATTGA
- a CDS encoding 2-hydroxyacid dehydrogenase, translating to MRVLLSRPLTAEVEARARAEFDVEIRSSTAVMSADEMQRALVQFDVVMPTLGDAFDAQVFSKVPDPRCKLLANFGVGINHIDVVAARAAGIEVSNTPGAVTDATADIAMTLMLMSARRAGEGERLLRSGQWQGWHPTQLLGLHLSGKQVGIVGMGRIGQAIARRCHYGFGMRVSYLARSAKELDFAADRAASLIALASEVDILVVAVPGGAETRHLINAEVLEAMQPSAHLINISRGEVIDEAALIAALQGGQIGGAGLDVYEFEPVVPQALMVLDNVSLLPHLGTATQEVRSDMGHMVLDNVAAFAAGRVLPNPV from the coding sequence ATGCGGGTATTATTGTCACGGCCACTGACGGCTGAGGTTGAGGCGCGGGCGCGGGCTGAGTTTGATGTCGAGATCCGCAGCAGCACTGCGGTGATGTCTGCCGATGAAATGCAGCGGGCTTTGGTTCAATTTGATGTGGTGATGCCAACGCTGGGCGATGCCTTTGACGCGCAGGTGTTTTCAAAGGTTCCAGATCCGCGCTGCAAATTGCTGGCCAATTTTGGCGTTGGCATCAACCATATCGATGTGGTGGCGGCGAGGGCGGCGGGCATTGAGGTGAGCAACACCCCCGGCGCGGTGACCGATGCCACCGCAGATATTGCCATGACGCTGATGCTGATGTCGGCGCGCCGCGCCGGTGAGGGCGAGCGGCTGCTGCGCTCGGGGCAGTGGCAGGGCTGGCATCCGACCCAATTGCTGGGCCTGCATCTGAGCGGCAAACAGGTTGGAATTGTGGGCATGGGGCGGATTGGCCAGGCGATTGCCCGGCGCTGTCATTATGGCTTTGGTATGCGGGTGAGCTATCTGGCCCGCAGTGCCAAAGAGCTGGATTTTGCGGCTGACCGCGCTGCGAGCCTGATTGCCCTGGCCTCTGAGGTGGACATTTTGGTTGTCGCGGTGCCCGGTGGCGCTGAAACGCGACATTTGATCAATGCGGAGGTACTGGAGGCCATGCAGCCAAGCGCCCATCTGATCAATATATCCCGGGGTGAGGTGATCGACGAGGCGGCGCTGATTGCCGCCTTGCAGGGCGGCCAGATTGGCGGCGCCGGTCTGGATGTCTATGAGTTCGAACCGGTGGTGCCCCAGGCCTTGATGGTGTTGGACAATGTTAGTCTGTTGCCGCATCTGGGCACTGCAACACAAGAGGTGCGCAGCGACATGGGGCATATGGTGCTGGATAATGTCGCCGCCTTTGCCGCCGGGCGGGTGCTGCCCAATCCGGTCTGA
- a CDS encoding thymidine kinase, with the protein MAKLYFNYSTMNAGKSTVLLQASHNYRENNMDTYLLTARVDDRAGAGRIASRIGIGAEADVFVPADDLFAMVTARIAQGKIACVFVDEAQFMSSDQVWQLARVVDDLNLPVLCYGLRVDFQGQLFPGSAALLALADEMREVRTICRCGRKATMVIRQDENGKAITKGAQVQIGGNETYVSLCRRHWRESVGDRPPRHAEK; encoded by the coding sequence ATGGCAAAACTCTACTTCAACTACTCAACCATGAACGCCGGCAAATCGACAGTGCTGCTTCAGGCCTCCCACAATTACCGCGAAAACAACATGGACACCTACCTGTTGACCGCCCGGGTTGACGACCGTGCCGGCGCAGGTCGCATTGCGTCGCGCATTGGCATTGGCGCCGAGGCGGATGTGTTTGTGCCGGCAGACGATCTGTTCGCCATGGTCACTGCGCGTATAGCGCAGGGAAAAATCGCCTGCGTTTTTGTCGACGAGGCGCAGTTTATGTCCTCTGATCAGGTCTGGCAGCTGGCCCGTGTGGTCGATGATTTAAACCTGCCGGTACTGTGTTACGGGCTGCGGGTTGATTTTCAGGGTCAGCTGTTTCCCGGCTCGGCGGCGCTGCTGGCGCTGGCCGACGAAATGCGCGAGGTCCGCACCATCTGTCGCTGTGGCCGCAAGGCCACCATGGTGATCCGCCAGGATGAAAACGGCAAGGCCATCACCAAGGGCGCGCAGGTGCAGATCGGCGGCAATGAAACCTATGTGTCTCTCTGCCGCCGCCACTGGCGCGAATCAGTTGGCGACCGCCCCCCCAGACATGCGGAAAAATAA
- a CDS encoding beta-ketoacyl-ACP synthase III, with protein sequence MHTPAITGTGVFTPPHIITNAELVQAFNAYADRINGENAKAIAAGEMEPMAQSSVEFILKASGIEQRYVMDKTGILNPDIMYPQLRQRRDDEPSIMAEMALDAAHKALEQAGRSAADVDLVICAASNLERAYPAVAIEIQQLLGAQGFAFDMNVACSSATFGIQAAADMVRAGSVRTALVVNPEICSGHLEWRDRDCHFIFGDVATATLITRQEDATGAHFEILSTRCATQFSNNIRNNNGYLRRSRPDGVKDRRDMQFMQNGRKVFKEVLPMVSQHIAAHLADNHIANTDLKRLWLHQANKAMNDFIGKKVLGRSPDPDEQPNILQDYANTSSAGSIIAFSQHSDDLDAGDLGLICSFGAGYSVGSVILRRHR encoded by the coding sequence ATGCACACGCCCGCCATTACCGGTACCGGGGTCTTCACCCCGCCTCACATCATCACCAACGCCGAACTGGTACAGGCCTTCAACGCCTATGCCGACCGCATCAACGGTGAAAACGCCAAGGCCATAGCCGCCGGTGAGATGGAACCGATGGCGCAGTCCTCGGTGGAATTCATCCTCAAGGCCAGCGGCATCGAACAGCGCTATGTGATGGACAAGACCGGCATTCTGAACCCCGACATCATGTACCCGCAACTGCGCCAGCGCCGCGACGATGAGCCCTCGATCATGGCCGAAATGGCGCTGGATGCGGCTCATAAGGCGCTGGAGCAGGCGGGACGCAGCGCGGCAGATGTCGATCTGGTGATCTGCGCCGCCTCAAATCTGGAACGCGCTTACCCGGCGGTGGCGATCGAGATCCAGCAGCTGCTGGGCGCTCAGGGCTTTGCCTTTGACATGAACGTCGCCTGCTCCTCGGCGACATTTGGCATTCAGGCCGCCGCCGACATGGTGCGCGCGGGCTCGGTCCGCACCGCGCTGGTGGTCAACCCCGAGATCTGCTCGGGCCACCTGGAATGGCGTGACCGCGACTGCCATTTCATCTTTGGCGACGTCGCCACCGCCACCCTGATCACCCGCCAGGAGGACGCCACTGGCGCCCATTTCGAGATCCTCTCGACCCGCTGCGCCACTCAGTTTTCCAATAATATCCGCAACAACAACGGCTACCTGCGCCGCTCGCGCCCCGACGGGGTCAAGGATCGCCGCGACATGCAGTTCATGCAGAACGGCCGCAAAGTGTTCAAGGAAGTGCTGCCGATGGTCAGCCAGCACATCGCGGCTCATCTGGCAGACAATCACATCGCCAACACCGATCTGAAACGGCTGTGGCTGCATCAGGCCAACAAGGCGATGAATGATTTCATTGGAAAAAAAGTGCTGGGCCGCAGCCCGGACCCCGACGAGCAACCCAATATCCTGCAGGATTACGCCAATACATCCTCAGCCGGCTCGATCATTGCCTTCTCGCAGCATAGTGACGATCTGGACGCCGGCGACCTCGGTCTGATCTGCTCCTTCGGGGCCGGCTATTCGGTCGGCTCGGTGATCCTGCGCCGCCACCGGTAG
- the carB gene encoding carbamoyl-phosphate synthase large subunit has protein sequence MPKRTDIQSIMIIGAGPIVIGQACEFDYSGAQACKALREEGYRVILVNSNPATIMTDPNMADATYIEPITPEVVAKIIEKERPDALLPTMGGQTGLNTSLALEEMGVLEKFGVEMIGATRDAIEMAEDRKLFREAMDRLGIENPRATIVTAPKLDSGKPDLDEGVRMALESIEDIGLPAIIRPAFTMGGTGGGVAYNRDDYIHFCRTGMDASPVHQILVDESLLGWKEFEMEVVRDKADNAIIVCAIENIDPMGVHTGDSITVAPALTLTDKEYQAMRTASINVLREIGVETGGSNVQWAVNPADGRMVVIEMNPRVSRSSALASKATGFPIAKIAAKLAVGYTLDELDNDITKVTPASFEPSIDYVVTKIPKFAFEKFPGAEPYLTTAMKSVGEVMAIGRTIHESLQKALASMESDLTGFDEVDIPGVSVGLWDDAGADKAAVIKAISLQTPDRMRTIAQAMRHGLSDDEIHRVTMFDPWFLARIREIVETEAEIRANGLPTDERGVRNLKMLGFTDARLANLTGTSETTVRKARRALGVTAVFKRIDTCAAEFEAQTPYMYSTYEAPMMGEAECEARPSDRKKVVILGGGPNRIGQGIEFDYCCCHACYALTEAGYETIMINCNPETVSTDYDTSDRLYFEPLTFEHVMEILETEKQNGTLHGVIVQFGGQTPLKLANALEAEGIPILGTTPDAIDLAEDRERFQALVNELGLKQPINGIASTDAQALEIAKEIGFPLVIRPSYVLGGRAMEIVRDMAQLERYIAEAVVVSGDSPVLLDSYLSGAVELDVDAICDGKDVHVAGIMQHIEEAGVHSGDSACSLPPYSLSDDIIAEIKTQTYALAKGLNVVGLMNIQFAIKDGDIYLIEVNPRASRTVPFVAKATDSAIASIAARVMAGEPLSNFPLRAPYKEDAKYDDVLPLGDPMTLADPNMPWFSVKEAVLPFARFPGVDTLLGPEMRSTGEVMGWDRDFPRAFLKAQLGAGMVLPSTGKAFISIKDADKGALMLEAAQVLVAQGFTLIATRGTQTWLDGHGVTCERVNKVYEGRPHVVDLLKDGHVQLLMNTTEGAQAVEDSKEMRSVALYGRIPYFTTAAGANAAALAIKVQAEGEITVKALQG, from the coding sequence ATGCCAAAAAGAACCGACATCCAATCGATCATGATTATTGGTGCGGGACCGATTGTTATTGGCCAGGCCTGCGAATTTGACTACTCCGGCGCTCAGGCTTGTAAAGCTTTGCGTGAAGAGGGCTACCGGGTCATTCTGGTCAACTCAAACCCCGCCACAATCATGACCGATCCCAATATGGCTGATGCCACTTATATTGAGCCGATCACCCCCGAAGTGGTCGCCAAGATCATCGAGAAAGAACGCCCCGACGCGCTGCTGCCCACCATGGGCGGACAGACCGGGCTGAACACCTCTCTGGCGCTCGAAGAGATGGGCGTGCTGGAGAAATTCGGCGTCGAGATGATCGGGGCCACCCGCGATGCCATTGAAATGGCAGAAGATCGCAAACTGTTCCGCGAGGCGATGGATCGTCTGGGCATTGAAAACCCACGCGCCACAATCGTCACCGCCCCCAAGCTGGACAGTGGCAAACCCGACCTGGACGAAGGCGTGCGCATGGCGCTCGAATCGATCGAAGACATCGGCCTGCCGGCCATCATCCGCCCCGCCTTTACCATGGGCGGCACCGGCGGTGGCGTCGCCTATAACCGCGACGATTACATTCACTTCTGCCGCACCGGCATGGATGCCTCGCCGGTCCACCAGATCCTGGTTGACGAGAGCCTGCTGGGCTGGAAGGAATTTGAGATGGAGGTGGTGCGCGACAAGGCCGACAACGCCATCATCGTCTGCGCCATCGAGAACATCGACCCGATGGGCGTGCACACAGGTGATTCGATCACCGTGGCCCCGGCGCTGACCCTGACGGATAAAGAATACCAGGCCATGCGCACCGCCTCGATCAATGTTCTGCGTGAAATCGGTGTCGAGACCGGCGGCTCCAACGTGCAATGGGCGGTCAACCCCGCCGATGGCCGTATGGTGGTGATCGAGATGAACCCGCGGGTCAGCCGCTCCTCGGCGCTGGCCTCCAAGGCGACCGGCTTTCCAATTGCCAAGATCGCTGCCAAGCTGGCGGTGGGCTATACGCTGGACGAGCTGGACAATGACATCACCAAGGTGACACCGGCCTCGTTTGAACCCAGCATCGACTATGTCGTCACCAAGATCCCGAAATTTGCGTTTGAGAAATTCCCCGGCGCCGAGCCCTATCTGACCACCGCGATGAAATCGGTGGGCGAGGTGATGGCGATTGGCCGCACCATCCACGAGTCGCTGCAAAAAGCTCTGGCCTCGATGGAATCCGACCTGACCGGATTTGACGAAGTCGACATCCCCGGTGTCTCGGTGGGCCTGTGGGACGATGCCGGTGCCGACAAGGCTGCGGTGATCAAAGCGATCAGCCTGCAGACCCCCGACCGCATGCGCACCATTGCCCAGGCGATGCGGCATGGCTTGTCGGATGATGAAATCCACCGCGTCACCATGTTTGACCCCTGGTTCCTGGCCCGCATCCGCGAAATCGTCGAGACCGAGGCCGAGATCCGCGCCAATGGCCTGCCCACCGACGAACGTGGGGTCCGCAATCTCAAGATGCTTGGCTTTACCGATGCGCGTCTGGCCAATCTAACCGGAACCAGCGAAACCACCGTCCGCAAGGCCCGCCGCGCCCTCGGTGTCACCGCCGTGTTCAAACGCATCGACACCTGTGCCGCCGAGTTCGAGGCGCAGACGCCTTATATGTACTCCACCTACGAGGCACCGATGATGGGCGAGGCGGAATGCGAAGCACGCCCAAGTGATCGCAAGAAAGTGGTCATTCTGGGCGGAGGTCCCAACCGCATCGGCCAGGGGATTGAGTTCGACTATTGCTGCTGTCACGCCTGCTATGCGCTGACCGAGGCGGGGTATGAAACCATCATGATCAACTGCAACCCCGAGACCGTCAGCACCGATTATGACACCTCGGACCGGTTGTATTTTGAGCCGCTGACCTTTGAGCACGTGATGGAGATCCTGGAGACCGAGAAGCAGAACGGCACCCTGCACGGTGTTATCGTGCAGTTTGGCGGCCAGACACCGCTGAAACTGGCCAACGCGCTAGAGGCCGAAGGCATTCCGATCCTCGGCACCACCCCCGACGCCATTGATCTGGCCGAAGACCGCGAGCGGTTCCAGGCCCTGGTCAACGAGCTGGGCCTGAAGCAGCCGATCAACGGCATCGCCTCCACAGACGCGCAGGCGCTGGAGATTGCCAAAGAGATTGGCTTCCCTCTGGTGATCCGCCCGTCTTATGTGCTGGGCGGTCGGGCGATGGAGATCGTCCGCGACATGGCGCAGCTGGAACGCTACATCGCCGAGGCGGTGGTGGTGTCTGGCGACAGCCCGGTGCTGCTCGACAGCTACCTGTCCGGCGCGGTGGAACTGGACGTGGATGCCATCTGTGATGGCAAAGACGTGCATGTTGCAGGCATCATGCAGCATATCGAAGAGGCCGGGGTGCACTCGGGCGATAGCGCCTGCTCGCTGCCGCCCTACTCGCTGTCGGATGACATCATCGCCGAGATCAAGACCCAGACCTATGCCCTCGCTAAGGGCCTGAACGTTGTTGGCCTGATGAACATCCAGTTCGCCATCAAAGACGGCGATATCTACCTGATCGAAGTCAACCCGCGCGCCAGCCGCACGGTGCCCTTTGTTGCCAAGGCCACCGACAGCGCCATTGCCTCCATCGCCGCCCGTGTGATGGCGGGCGAACCCCTCAGCAACTTCCCGCTGCGCGCGCCCTATAAGGAAGACGCCAAATATGACGACGTGTTGCCCTTGGGCGATCCGATGACGCTGGCCGATCCCAACATGCCGTGGTTCTCGGTCAAAGAGGCGGTGCTGCCCTTTGCCCGCTTCCCCGGCGTTGACACCCTGCTGGGGCCGGAAATGCGCTCCACCGGTGAGGTGATGGGCTGGGACCGCGATTTCCCGCGCGCCTTCCTCAAGGCCCAGTTGGGGGCGGGCATGGTGCTGCCATCAACGGGCAAGGCCTTCATCTCGATCAAGGACGCCGACAAGGGCGCGCTGATGCTCGAGGCGGCACAGGTGCTGGTGGCGCAGGGCTTTACCCTGATCGCCACCCGCGGCACCCAGACCTGGCTGGACGGTCACGGAGTGACCTGTGAGCGGGTCAACAAGGTCTATGAGGGTCGCCCGCATGTGGTTGATCTGCTGAAAGACGGCCATGTGCAGCTGCTGATGAACACCACCGAAGGTGCACAGGCGGTTGAGGACAGCAAAGAGATGCGCTCGGTGGCGCTCTACGGTCGGATCCCCTACTTCACCACCGCCGCCGGCGCCAACGCCGCCGCCCTGGCGATCAAGGTCCAGGCCGAGGGCGAGATCACGGTGAAGGCCCTGCAGGGGTAA
- a CDS encoding aminodeoxychorismate synthase component I, with amino-acid sequence MRIRFDQGPKGAGTCFASPQRVIRADQPHQVPAALADLDAMRAAGKWLAGYASYELGYALEPKLAELMPADRRLPLICFGVYDAPVGRVRRCLAVPGEVGLQRLTPRWDFDRYATAFAQVKQAIGAGDIYQANLTFPLDAVVLGDSDALYAALMDVQPVGHGVLVEQDDLPDLLSRSPELFFRTDADGMIETRPMKGTQPRSADPVEDAARRDFLQRDEKNRAENLMIVDLLRNDISRVAQTGSVSVPELFAVETYATVHQMVSTVRAQLRPGVGLGDILTALFPCGSITGAPKISAMQILADLEPDPREIYCGTIGWAAPDGRSCFNVAIRTLMVESGKATLNVGGGVVWDSTAESEYEEALWKTRFARQMTPTFA; translated from the coding sequence GTGCGCATCCGCTTTGATCAGGGGCCCAAGGGGGCGGGGACTTGTTTTGCTTCCCCACAGCGGGTGATCCGGGCGGATCAGCCGCATCAGGTGCCAGCGGCGCTAGCGGATCTGGATGCCATGCGCGCCGCCGGCAAGTGGCTGGCAGGCTATGCCAGCTACGAGCTGGGATATGCGCTGGAGCCGAAGCTGGCAGAGCTGATGCCCGCCGATCGGCGACTGCCGTTGATTTGTTTTGGTGTCTATGATGCTCCCGTGGGGAGGGTCAGGCGCTGCCTTGCAGTGCCGGGCGAAGTGGGATTGCAGCGGCTGACGCCGCGTTGGGATTTTGACCGCTATGCCACCGCCTTTGCGCAGGTGAAGCAAGCCATCGGCGCCGGCGATATCTATCAGGCCAATCTGACCTTTCCGCTGGATGCGGTGGTTTTGGGCGACAGCGACGCCCTTTATGCGGCGCTGATGGATGTTCAGCCGGTGGGGCATGGGGTTCTGGTCGAGCAGGATGATCTGCCAGATCTGCTGTCCCGCTCGCCGGAATTGTTTTTCCGCACCGATGCGGACGGCATGATTGAAACCCGGCCGATGAAGGGCACCCAGCCGCGCAGCGCTGATCCGGTTGAGGATGCCGCCCGGCGGGATTTTCTGCAGCGCGATGAAAAGAACCGCGCCGAGAACCTGATGATCGTCGATCTGCTGCGCAATGATATCAGCCGGGTGGCACAGACCGGGTCGGTCTCTGTGCCTGAGCTGTTTGCGGTCGAGACCTACGCGACGGTGCATCAGATGGTGTCGACGGTGCGGGCGCAGTTGCGGCCCGGTGTTGGGCTGGGTGATATCCTGACGGCGCTGTTCCCCTGCGGCTCAATCACCGGGGCGCCGAAAATCAGTGCCATGCAGATCCTGGCCGATTTGGAACCCGACCCGCGCGAGATCTATTGCGGCACCATTGGCTGGGCCGCCCCGGATGGGCGCTCCTGTTTCAATGTGGCGATCCGCACCCTGATGGTCGAGAGCGGCAAGGCCACACTAAATGTCGGCGGCGGCGTGGTCTGGGACAGCACCGCCGAATCCGAGTATGAGGAGGCCCTATGGAAAACCAGATTTGCCCGCCAGATGACCCCGACTTTCGCCTGA
- a CDS encoding aminotransferase class IV family protein, whose protein sequence is MENQICPPDDPDFRLIETFGYCPDQGIARAALHVQRLQASAAALGFDFDRRAVVQQMQGLTSDVRLRCRLTLGRAGDLQLTTAPMPAKLERMRFVIAATRLHSDDALLRHKTTRREIFDRARAALPRGIDEAAFLNERDEVCEGTITNIVITTHDGDQLTPPLTSGCLPGVYRQSQLNMGGLREAVLTLADLKQAHSIYLVNALRGATQAIWAPQCSQFAQFA, encoded by the coding sequence ATGGAAAACCAGATTTGCCCGCCAGATGACCCCGACTTTCGCCTGATTGAGACCTTTGGCTATTGCCCTGATCAGGGCATTGCCCGTGCCGCGCTGCATGTGCAGCGGCTACAGGCCTCGGCTGCCGCGCTGGGGTTTGATTTCGATCGGCGCGCGGTGGTGCAGCAGATGCAGGGGCTCACCTCAGATGTGCGCTTGCGCTGTCGGCTGACGCTGGGTCGGGCCGGGGATCTGCAGCTGACCACCGCGCCGATGCCCGCCAAACTGGAGCGGATGCGGTTTGTGATTGCCGCCACCCGGCTGCACTCGGATGATGCGCTGCTGCGCCATAAAACCACCCGTCGCGAGATCTTTGACCGGGCGCGGGCGGCCCTGCCCAGGGGCATAGATGAGGCTGCCTTTCTGAATGAGCGGGATGAGGTATGCGAGGGGACGATCACCAATATCGTGATCACCACGCATGACGGCGACCAGTTGACGCCGCCGCTGACCTCGGGCTGTTTGCCGGGGGTCTATCGGCAGAGCCAGCTGAATATGGGCGGGCTGCGCGAGGCTGTTTTGACCCTTGCGGATCTGAAACAGGCCCACAGTATCTACCTGGTCAACGCGCTGCGCGGGGCAACCCAGGCGATTTGGGCGCCTCAGTGCAGTCAATTCGCCCAGTTTGCTTGA